A portion of the Stigmatella aurantiaca DW4/3-1 genome contains these proteins:
- a CDS encoding helix-turn-helix transcriptional regulator, which yields MATTTLPEFLRVRRERLHPVSTERRRTPGLRREEVAARAGVSVTWYTWLEQGRGGVPSDDVLERLARALELDDTNREMLFLLAHARPPPRRHTPPAEVTPTLQRVLDNLHVPAFVKTPTFQIVAWNRAAVAVIGDYTAIPERDRNMLRRVFHPEAAKFLPHGDDMRRTCLAAFRVDIARAGASEEAAALVDELMEASADFRQLWAEYELYTHGVRYRRLVRPNVGELVFETSVFSVDDSDGLSMFVFSPADDASARGVEQLLRELGE from the coding sequence ATGGCGACTACCACCCTCCCCGAATTTCTCCGCGTTCGGCGCGAGCGGCTTCACCCCGTGTCAACCGAGCGGCGTCGCACTCCCGGACTTCGTCGCGAGGAGGTCGCGGCGCGCGCCGGAGTGAGTGTCACCTGGTACACGTGGCTCGAACAGGGGCGCGGCGGCGTGCCGTCCGACGACGTGCTCGAACGCCTCGCTCGAGCACTTGAGCTCGACGACACGAATCGCGAGATGCTGTTCCTGCTCGCTCACGCGCGTCCGCCACCGCGCCGTCACACGCCGCCCGCCGAGGTCACGCCGACGCTCCAGCGCGTGCTCGACAACTTGCACGTGCCCGCCTTCGTGAAGACGCCGACGTTTCAGATCGTCGCGTGGAATCGCGCCGCCGTGGCGGTGATCGGCGACTACACCGCGATTCCCGAGCGCGACCGCAACATGCTGCGCCGGGTCTTTCATCCCGAAGCCGCCAAATTCCTGCCGCATGGCGATGACATGCGTCGCACGTGCCTCGCCGCGTTTCGTGTCGACATCGCGCGTGCGGGTGCATCAGAAGAAGCCGCCGCGCTTGTCGACGAGTTGATGGAGGCGAGCGCGGACTTTCGCCAGCTGTGGGCCGAGTATGAGCTGTACACACACGGCGTGAGGTACAGGCGACTCGTCCGGCCGAATGTCGGCGAGCTCGTGTTCGAGACGTCGGTGTTTTCCGTCGACGACAGCGACGGCCTCAGCATGTTTGTTTTCTCACCAGCGGACGACGCTTCCGCGCGCGGAGTCGAACAGCTGCTCCGCGAGCTTGGCGAGTAG
- a CDS encoding winged helix-turn-helix transcriptional regulator: MGKHDPHTPATAASGIEDAIQMLEGRWKLVILFHLFGGKKLRFSDLERAIPAISQKMLIQQLRQLEQDGIVTRIVHAQVPPKVEYHLTEWGQSLCPALDELLTWAEKRPTPGRRKRSAPKGQ, from the coding sequence TTGGGTAAGCATGACCCACACACGCCTGCGACAGCGGCCAGCGGCATCGAGGACGCCATCCAGATGCTCGAGGGGCGCTGGAAGCTGGTCATCCTCTTCCACCTGTTCGGCGGGAAGAAGCTGCGCTTCTCCGACCTCGAGCGCGCTATCCCCGCCATCTCGCAGAAGATGCTCATCCAGCAACTTCGCCAGCTCGAACAGGACGGCATCGTCACGCGCATCGTCCACGCGCAAGTGCCGCCCAAGGTCGAGTACCACCTGACCGAGTGGGGGCAGTCGCTTTGCCCCGCGCTCGACGAGCTCCTGACGTGGGCCGAAAAGCGCCCCACACCAGGACGGCGCAAGCGGTCAGCGCCTAAGGGTCAGTGA
- a CDS encoding nuclear transport factor 2 family protein, whose product MQTNPSTSLKLLAPIASFFAHETTDPQAVARCFSEGAVVLDEGHEHQGRAAIAAWNAAVVAKYKFTTEPLTAETIGDRTTVTARVAGSFPSSPAQLRLQFTVTGDLITRLEIAP is encoded by the coding sequence ATGCAAACGAACCCATCGACATCCCTCAAGCTGCTCGCGCCCATCGCGAGCTTTTTCGCCCACGAAACGACGGACCCACAGGCGGTGGCCCGGTGCTTCTCCGAGGGAGCCGTCGTGCTGGACGAAGGCCACGAGCACCAAGGCCGCGCAGCCATCGCTGCGTGGAACGCCGCCGTCGTGGCCAAGTACAAGTTCACGACCGAACCGCTCACGGCCGAGACCATTGGCGACCGCACGACGGTCACCGCCAGGGTGGCCGGCAGTTTCCCCAGCAGCCCCGCCCAACTCCGGCTTCAGTTCACCGTGACCGGCGACCTCATCACCCGCCTGGAGATCGCGCCATGA
- a CDS encoding NADPH-dependent F420 reductase, translating to MSAEKFSIGVIGSGLIGGAVARLAREVGHDVMIANSRAPETLADFAREIGAKAVWAREAATAKDIVVLSIPPKGVAQMPPEVFAATPKGAAIVDTVNYYPRTRDGVIIEIEEGLLESEWVARCIGRPVIKAFNMVKARSLATAGAPRGTPGRIAISLAGDDPEARARVATLIDQMGFDPVDVGALSESWRMQPGTIGYCHDYNALTLRAALAATRRSRIAEYREESDDFATEQVKLLGSVDAVGRA from the coding sequence ATGAGCGCGGAGAAGTTCTCCATCGGCGTGATCGGCAGCGGTCTCATCGGAGGCGCCGTGGCTCGCCTGGCTCGCGAAGTCGGCCACGATGTGATGATCGCAAACTCACGTGCCCCCGAGACCCTGGCTGACTTCGCTCGAGAGATCGGCGCGAAGGCGGTCTGGGCACGCGAAGCGGCAACCGCGAAGGACATCGTCGTGCTCTCCATCCCGCCGAAGGGCGTGGCGCAGATGCCGCCCGAGGTGTTCGCGGCGACGCCGAAGGGCGCGGCCATCGTCGACACGGTCAACTACTACCCGCGCACGCGCGACGGAGTCATCATCGAGATCGAGGAGGGCCTCCTGGAGAGCGAGTGGGTCGCTCGATGCATCGGGCGTCCGGTCATCAAAGCGTTCAACATGGTCAAGGCGCGCAGTCTGGCGACCGCAGGCGCGCCGCGCGGAACCCCAGGGCGCATCGCCATCTCGCTGGCGGGCGACGACCCAGAGGCGAGAGCCCGCGTGGCGACGTTGATTGACCAGATGGGTTTCGACCCGGTCGACGTCGGGGCGCTGTCAGAGTCCTGGCGGATGCAGCCCGGCACCATCGGGTACTGCCACGACTACAATGCATTGACGTTGCGCGCGGCACTGGCGGCGACGAGAAGGTCGCGCATCGCCGAGTACCGCGAGGAGTCTGACGACTTCGCTACAGAGCAGGTGAAGCTGCTCGGCAGCGTTGATGCGGTGGGCCGGGCGTAG
- the tnpA gene encoding IS66 family insertion sequence element accessory protein TnpA: MTTSAETTKTEEPEWLAAARQPRWTPEIAAEVVRAWQKEGGAQSAFMRKHGLPRERLRFWSRRRAEWEQKEKPAMGFVPVEVTPEAPSQRRQGVGEAVVVEVKGVRVRVEGGASQELVERVLRALQRVQGC; the protein is encoded by the coding sequence ATGACGACCAGCGCAGAGACGACAAAGACAGAAGAGCCAGAATGGTTGGCAGCGGCCCGACAACCGAGGTGGACGCCGGAAATAGCAGCCGAGGTGGTACGAGCCTGGCAGAAGGAAGGAGGAGCGCAGAGCGCGTTCATGCGCAAGCACGGGCTGCCCCGAGAGAGGCTGCGATTCTGGTCGAGGAGGCGCGCAGAGTGGGAGCAGAAAGAGAAACCTGCAATGGGCTTCGTGCCGGTGGAGGTGACGCCGGAGGCACCGAGTCAAAGGAGGCAGGGAGTTGGGGAGGCGGTAGTGGTGGAAGTGAAGGGAGTGAGGGTGAGGGTGGAGGGGGGAGCCAGCCAGGAGTTGGTGGAGCGGGTGCTGAGAGCTCTCCAGCGGGTGCAAGGATGCTGA
- a CDS encoding FG-GAP repeat domain-containing protein gives MRLGLFALTALLAFSSARADPGAPFAQGWFDAAVTNRVAWDFQGWACAGGAGQTRQSISIVLAFGGAGSGEPTQELDSATEMRPDAASACAGDPMVGWYGRRFAATPSLPVYAYAKSLTASPGALQPLGGSPITPRVWHDDIVWRNVATGDVYKQLMNRFEIVTGRFIYNEPSLAWKIVGRGDDDGDSTRDLLWRNDTTGDVFMQLTSAFRVLSGQLIYNEPSPAWQIAGSGDYNGDGKADILWHNSSTGQVFVHLMNGTVIIAGQHLYMEPSTDWEIMGSGDYNGDGRSDILRRNRVTGQVALKLVGGSNGALFVADKVVLTWPDLEWKIVGSGDYSGDGMADILWRNEHSGTVFLHLLWGGAVTAGQAIFAEPNPYWKIVNTSADYNGDNKRDVLWYHEQGGQVFMQLLDGLNQPEGQIVYVEPDLNWQIVPMR, from the coding sequence ATGAGACTTGGACTGTTCGCGCTCACGGCCCTCCTGGCTTTCTCCTCCGCCCGCGCGGATCCCGGTGCGCCTTTCGCCCAGGGATGGTTCGACGCGGCCGTGACGAACCGCGTCGCTTGGGACTTCCAGGGTTGGGCTTGCGCAGGCGGCGCCGGTCAGACCCGGCAGTCGATCTCGATCGTGCTGGCCTTCGGTGGTGCCGGCTCGGGTGAGCCGACCCAGGAGCTCGACTCCGCAACGGAGATGAGACCGGACGCGGCCAGCGCGTGCGCCGGCGATCCGATGGTCGGCTGGTACGGGAGGCGGTTCGCCGCCACGCCCTCCTTGCCCGTCTACGCTTACGCGAAATCGCTCACCGCGAGCCCAGGCGCGCTCCAACCACTGGGCGGATCCCCAATCACCCCGCGCGTCTGGCACGACGACATCGTGTGGCGGAACGTCGCGACGGGCGACGTGTACAAGCAGCTGATGAATCGCTTCGAGATCGTCACGGGCAGGTTCATCTACAACGAACCCAGCCTCGCGTGGAAGATCGTCGGCCGCGGCGATGACGACGGCGACAGCACGCGCGACCTCCTGTGGCGCAACGACACGACCGGCGATGTGTTCATGCAGCTGACGAGCGCGTTTCGCGTCCTCTCCGGCCAGCTCATCTACAACGAGCCCAGCCCGGCCTGGCAGATCGCTGGCTCGGGCGATTACAACGGCGACGGCAAGGCCGACATCCTCTGGCATAACAGCTCGACCGGACAGGTGTTCGTGCACCTGATGAACGGGACCGTGATCATCGCCGGGCAGCACCTGTACATGGAGCCCAGCACCGACTGGGAGATCATGGGCTCCGGTGACTACAACGGCGATGGCAGGTCCGACATCTTGCGGCGCAATCGCGTGACCGGGCAGGTAGCCTTGAAGCTCGTGGGCGGCTCCAATGGCGCCTTGTTCGTGGCGGACAAGGTTGTCCTCACCTGGCCTGATCTGGAGTGGAAGATCGTGGGCTCGGGAGACTACAGCGGCGATGGTATGGCCGACATCCTGTGGCGCAACGAGCACTCGGGCACGGTGTTCCTCCACCTGCTGTGGGGTGGCGCGGTCACGGCGGGTCAGGCCATCTTCGCGGAGCCCAATCCGTACTGGAAGATCGTCAATACGTCCGCCGACTACAATGGAGATAACAAGCGCGATGTCCTTTGGTACCACGAGCAGGGCGGTCAGGTGTTCATGCAGCTGCTGGACGGCCTCAATCAGCCGGAGGGTCAGATCGTGTACGTGGAGCCCGATCTGAACTGGCAGATCGTCCCGATGCGGTAG
- a CDS encoding pyridoxamine 5'-phosphate oxidase family protein, which produces MATQFPHLEPIHRDFILRQRMFFTASAASTGRVNLSPKGLDSLRVLGPSEVVYLDLTGSGNETAAHLRADGRLTLMFCAFEGPPMILRLYGRGQVLRRGSTGYTRLLASEFGGVEPLGARQMVKLDIDLVQKSCGYSVPLYEFTGDRPTLARWAENKGEEGLAEYRRKKNTRSLDGLPTGLFDEDDTPPGET; this is translated from the coding sequence ATGGCCACCCAGTTCCCGCACCTCGAGCCCATCCACCGCGACTTCATCCTGCGCCAGCGGATGTTCTTCACGGCCTCCGCCGCCAGCACCGGTCGGGTGAACCTCTCACCGAAGGGGCTCGACTCGCTCCGCGTGCTCGGCCCCAGCGAGGTCGTCTACCTGGACCTCACCGGCAGCGGGAACGAGACCGCCGCGCACCTGCGCGCCGACGGACGCCTCACCCTCATGTTCTGCGCCTTCGAGGGGCCTCCCATGATTCTGCGCCTCTATGGGCGGGGCCAGGTGCTGCGCCGGGGCAGCACCGGGTACACCCGGCTGCTGGCCTCCGAGTTCGGCGGCGTGGAGCCGCTGGGGGCTCGGCAGATGGTGAAGCTCGACATCGACCTCGTGCAGAAGTCCTGCGGCTACAGCGTGCCCCTCTACGAGTTCACCGGCGACAGGCCCACGCTCGCACGCTGGGCTGAGAACAAGGGTGAGGAGGGACTGGCGGAGTACCGGCGCAAGAAGAACACGCGCAGCCTCGACGGCCTGCCTACCGGCCTCTTCGACGAGGACGACACACCCCCAGGCGAGACGTAG
- a CDS encoding NAD(P)-dependent alcohol dehydrogenase, which yields MKTHGFAATAHNKPLSPFSFDRRELRANDVAIEILYSGICHTDLHTARNDWGITAYPVVPGHEIIGRVIAVGSEVKARKVGDAVAVGTMVDACMTCDQCRRGEEQMCRTLPTYTFGGHDRVTGELTQGGFAKHLVVREEFALAVPKGLDLTRAAPLLCGGVTVYSPLRTWKVGPGSRVGVVGLGGLGHLAVKFAVGLGAHVTVLSRTKDKEAGALALGADALLVSSDAEAVKRAASSFDVIIDTVPYKHNLSPYVSLLDIEGTLVLVGQLGPVDELNTFPLVAGRRRIVGSPSGGLSETQEMLEFCARKNILPDVEVIRLEQVNEAFVRLDRSDVRYRFVIDMTKFGGAV from the coding sequence ATGAAAACCCACGGATTCGCCGCCACCGCTCACAACAAGCCGCTCTCTCCCTTCTCGTTCGACCGCCGCGAGCTGCGCGCGAACGACGTTGCCATCGAGATCCTCTACTCGGGCATCTGCCACACCGATCTGCACACGGCCCGCAACGACTGGGGCATCACGGCGTACCCGGTGGTGCCGGGCCACGAGATCATCGGGCGCGTGATCGCCGTCGGCAGCGAGGTGAAGGCGCGAAAAGTGGGCGACGCCGTGGCCGTGGGCACGATGGTCGACGCGTGCATGACGTGCGATCAGTGCCGACGGGGCGAAGAGCAGATGTGCCGAACGCTGCCCACCTACACGTTCGGCGGACACGACCGCGTCACCGGCGAGCTGACGCAAGGGGGCTTCGCGAAGCACCTCGTGGTGCGTGAGGAGTTCGCGCTCGCGGTGCCGAAGGGGCTCGACCTCACGCGCGCGGCGCCGCTGCTCTGCGGAGGCGTCACGGTGTACTCGCCGCTGCGCACGTGGAAGGTGGGCCCCGGCAGTCGCGTCGGTGTCGTTGGCCTCGGTGGCCTCGGCCACCTCGCGGTGAAGTTCGCGGTGGGCCTCGGCGCTCATGTCACGGTGCTAAGCCGCACGAAAGACAAGGAGGCGGGCGCGCTCGCGCTCGGGGCAGACGCGTTGCTCGTCTCGTCGGACGCCGAGGCCGTGAAGCGCGCGGCGTCCTCGTTCGACGTCATCATCGACACGGTGCCGTACAAGCACAATCTGTCACCCTACGTGTCGCTGCTCGATATCGAGGGGACGCTCGTCCTCGTGGGCCAGCTCGGCCCCGTCGACGAGTTGAACACGTTCCCGCTCGTGGCTGGGCGCCGGCGCATCGTCGGCTCTCCGTCGGGCGGGCTGAGCGAGACGCAGGAGATGCTCGAGTTCTGCGCGCGCAAGAACATCCTCCCCGACGTCGAGGTGATACGCTTGGAGCAAGTCAACGAGGCCTTCGTGCGCCTCGACCGCTCCGATGTCCGCTATCGCTTCGTCATCGACATGACGAAGTTCGGAGGGGCGGTATGA
- a CDS encoding short-chain dehydrogenase/reductase, producing the protein MSFDLEMKDRRALVTGGAKGVGAAGVTALREAGARVVATARSVPSDADGVHDVAADSTTAEGCALVAREALAHLGGIDRLMAAVRLDRALLPWMLAQRSGVIVHVTSIEHELPLPESTTDGGTVPTA; encoded by the coding sequence ATGAGCTTCGACCTCGAAATGAAAGACCGTCGCGCGCTCGTCACGGGCGGCGCCAAGGGCGTCGGCGCAGCGGGGGTCACCGCACTGCGCGAGGCAGGCGCTCGCGTCGTCGCCACCGCGCGCTCCGTGCCGAGCGACGCGGACGGCGTGCATGACGTGGCGGCCGATTCCACGACCGCAGAGGGTTGCGCGCTGGTCGCGCGTGAGGCGCTCGCACACCTCGGCGGCATCGACAGACTGATGGCCGCCGTCCGGCTCGACCGGGCCCTTCTCCCGTGGATGTTGGCGCAGAGATCGGGCGTCATCGTGCATGTCACCTCGATTGAGCATGAGCTGCCCTTGCCCGAGTCCACCACCGACGGCGGAACGGTGCCCACGGCGTGA
- the tnpB gene encoding IS66 family insertion sequence element accessory protein TnpB (TnpB, as the term is used for proteins encoded by IS66 family insertion elements, is considered an accessory protein, since TnpC, encoded by a neighboring gene, is a DDE family transposase.): MLRLPEGVKIWVATAPCDMRKQADGLSALVEGSLGQAPKSGHLFVFFSRRRDFVRILFWETNGYCTVSKRLEAGRFRVPEPVEGQGAVHLEARQLAEVLALVETGSGVRQRPVH; encoded by the coding sequence ATGCTGAGACTGCCGGAGGGGGTGAAAATCTGGGTGGCGACGGCGCCGTGCGACATGAGAAAGCAGGCCGACGGGTTGAGCGCACTGGTGGAGGGAAGCTTGGGCCAGGCGCCGAAGTCTGGCCACCTGTTTGTCTTCTTCTCGCGAAGGAGAGATTTCGTGAGGATTCTGTTCTGGGAGACGAATGGATATTGCACGGTGAGCAAGAGACTGGAGGCAGGACGCTTCCGGGTGCCTGAGCCGGTAGAAGGCCAGGGAGCGGTGCACCTGGAGGCGAGGCAACTGGCCGAAGTGCTGGCCCTGGTAGAGACAGGCAGCGGGGT
- a CDS encoding AraC family transcriptional regulator, with protein MKSDADTQELLARLTAQFLRRTPSDGETTTIVPGLTLMRLSGPTVVQRGMLKPSFCVVAQGEKIGQAGADTTIRYSAGQFLASSINMPVAGQVLHASKARPYLAAVFELCPADVLSVLADAKIQVDATAPCCPATFVGTADARLLDVVLRSVSSLDDEREARFFAPLLRRELIYRLVTGPSAFAVAQSALQSRPDDGVGRAVEWIKTHFAQPLVIDELAKHVNMSTSSLHHKFKATVMMGPLQYQKRLRLEEARRLLLSGLADATRAAFDVGYESPSQFIREYRRLFGTSPMRDVKRMRDGARTAHLG; from the coding sequence ATGAAGTCCGACGCTGATACGCAAGAGCTGCTTGCGAGGCTCACCGCGCAGTTCCTCCGGCGTACGCCGTCCGACGGCGAGACCACGACGATCGTTCCGGGCCTCACGCTGATGCGCTTGAGCGGTCCCACGGTCGTCCAGCGGGGGATGCTGAAGCCCTCGTTCTGCGTCGTGGCCCAAGGAGAGAAGATCGGGCAGGCCGGTGCCGACACCACCATCCGGTACAGCGCTGGGCAGTTCCTCGCGTCGAGCATCAACATGCCCGTCGCAGGTCAGGTGCTCCACGCGTCGAAGGCGAGGCCGTACCTCGCGGCGGTCTTCGAGCTGTGTCCTGCCGACGTCCTCTCGGTGCTTGCGGACGCGAAGATCCAAGTCGATGCCACTGCCCCGTGCTGCCCGGCGACATTCGTCGGTACGGCCGACGCGCGCCTGCTCGATGTGGTGTTGCGATCGGTGTCATCGCTCGACGATGAGCGCGAGGCGCGCTTCTTCGCACCGCTCCTGCGCAGGGAGCTCATTTACCGTCTCGTCACGGGGCCCAGCGCGTTCGCGGTAGCGCAGAGTGCGCTGCAGTCGCGACCGGACGACGGAGTGGGTCGCGCCGTGGAGTGGATCAAGACCCACTTCGCTCAGCCGCTGGTCATCGACGAGCTCGCGAAGCACGTGAACATGAGCACCTCAAGCCTCCATCACAAGTTCAAGGCGACCGTGATGATGGGGCCGTTGCAGTACCAAAAGCGGCTGCGGCTCGAAGAGGCGCGCCGCCTCCTGCTGAGCGGCCTCGCCGACGCGACCCGCGCCGCGTTCGACGTGGGCTACGAGAGCCCGTCGCAGTTCATCCGCGAGTACCGGCGCCTCTTCGGTACGTCGCCCATGCGCGACGTAAAGCGGATGCGAGACGGGGCACGCACGGCGCATCTCGGCTGA
- a CDS encoding WD40 repeat domain-containing protein, protein MWRRYPQGLDAGEPDGDPLGAPMLWPDGRHIAANGLGRIFLWSLATGECTRVLKTGAIFRDGEPSFRLAGEAALGRVLEAHKIRGLAVWDSKDWRRVQTFEGHGEEVQAAAFVSEDRVVSISGDSSARLWEARTGENLRTLETGPLYALAHAPARGLVAVGGSNGAVHLLEGLTLNVRALFHLRMATARHEPLGAERKKQIGIVWNRPSNTLRALAWHPDGEHLLCGSWDFVARMFHSRTGRVVRQWQGHAHWVNSVAVEPARRLLCTGSSDGTVRVWSLDSTECLAVHDVGHANLGGLLVHDRTLYVTCQRELLSMPLD, encoded by the coding sequence ATGTGGCGCCGGTATCCCCAGGGACTCGATGCGGGCGAACCCGACGGAGATCCGCTCGGGGCGCCGATGCTGTGGCCCGACGGGCGTCACATCGCCGCGAACGGGCTCGGGCGCATCTTCCTCTGGAGTCTGGCGACCGGTGAGTGCACGCGGGTCCTGAAGACGGGCGCCATCTTTCGGGATGGAGAGCCCTCGTTCCGGCTGGCGGGTGAAGCCGCGCTGGGCCGCGTGCTCGAGGCGCACAAGATCCGAGGCCTGGCCGTCTGGGACTCCAAGGACTGGCGACGCGTGCAGACCTTCGAGGGCCACGGCGAGGAGGTCCAGGCCGCCGCGTTCGTCAGCGAGGACCGCGTCGTCTCCATCAGCGGCGACAGCAGCGCGCGGCTGTGGGAGGCACGGACGGGCGAGAACCTGCGCACGCTGGAGACCGGACCGCTCTACGCGCTCGCGCATGCGCCCGCCCGAGGCCTCGTCGCCGTGGGCGGAAGCAACGGCGCCGTGCACCTGCTCGAAGGCCTCACGCTCAACGTCCGCGCCCTCTTCCACCTACGCATGGCCACCGCTCGCCATGAGCCCCTCGGCGCCGAGCGCAAGAAGCAGATCGGCATCGTGTGGAACCGCCCGTCGAACACCCTCCGGGCGCTGGCTTGGCACCCCGACGGAGAGCACCTCCTCTGTGGGTCCTGGGACTTCGTGGCCCGCATGTTCCACAGCCGCACCGGCCGCGTCGTGCGGCAATGGCAGGGCCATGCGCACTGGGTGAACTCCGTCGCGGTGGAGCCCGCGCGCCGGCTGCTGTGCACCGGGAGCTCCGATGGCACCGTGCGCGTCTGGTCGCTCGACTCCACCGAGTGCCTCGCCGTGCACGACGTCGGCCACGCCAATCTGGGCGGCCTGCTGGTGCACGACCGGACGCTCTACGTGACGTGTCAGCGGGAGCTGTTATCGATGCCTCTGGACTAG